In Podospora pseudopauciseta strain CBS 411.78 chromosome 2 map unlocalized CBS411.78m_2, whole genome shotgun sequence, the genomic stretch ACTACTTGTTGCCAGTTAAACTGGAGCAGAACATGAATTGGAGCCGATAGCAGCGAAACTGTGCTACCAGCGCATAATCATACGGGGAAAATGGAAAAGGGCTCTGTTTTTCTCTAGGTGTTCAGGGAGTTCATACTTTGTGGAATTATCCCCTAGGTTGTCATTGACATTCAGCAAcaatacacacacacaaacccaCAATTGCATTTTTGTGGCACCATCGCAGGATGTACACTTTATTTTGTTTGTCTATATGTGCTGTttacctcttcttcttggcgttGATATTGCGACCAGCACCTACCTTGATCCTCCCGTTCCCAGGGCCCCTTGACCCGGTGAGAATACTGGGAAGATAATCCTCATCCATCAGATCTTTGTACTTTGTGCGGCGCTCCTCATCCGTCTTCCTGACATACTCCTTTTGGTCCTCAGCCAGGATTAGCTCATTGCCCCAGCCGTTTTTGCCGCCTCCAACAATGCGCTTGGTGTTGGAAGAGCCGTGTGTTGGCTTGGGAATGCTGTAGACGTTGCCACGGTTGTTGAACTGAAAGTTCTTCTTGAGGTGCAATGTGAAGTTGCCAGACGCGTCCGTGCTGCATGACACACGGGTGAGGGTAGCCTGTCCGCAGGATGGGCAGAACTGCTTCGTGGTGTCCTTGCAGACTTTCCAGCAGCCGTGGCATCTTAGAACCCAGGTCTTGAGAAAGGTGATTTTGGTAAGGCTGGTGTCAAGCAGGCTGTGATATTGTTAGCTCATTGCTCATTTGAGCTCTCGCGCGAAGGTCGCTCACTTCAAGTTGATTCTAAGCGCAACGTTTCGCATGGCCATATCCGCCGTAATAAGAGCTGCTTGAAGAAACCGCTGGGTTTGTTGCTTTCCGGCgccggccttctccttggcttGGTACttcttgatgttgctggGAGCTGCGGGTGTATGTATTAGTGAACAAGAACTTCTCAGGGTAATTCATGAAGCCACATACTGATCCAcccttcttcgtcatcatcttcctccgccTCAGCCTGTTCAACCTCAGCCTTAACTGGCGTCTGGTTCAGGTCAACCTTCTCCAATTCTTGCGCTACCTCCTCTGGTGTTGTCTCAGTCAATGGCGCATCCGCTTCAGTCACTGTTTCTGGTGCAGCATCCTGCTCTTCAGTTTTggtctcctcctgcttggcCGGTGGCTTTCCGTTCACGGTCTTTTGCGTTGGGTCTTTCCTCAAGCGCCACTGTTAAACGCATTAGCCTTCCGAATATCCCAAGCCGCATGAAAGGCGCCatacatcaccaccattcctctcaacctccaactcATACGTCAAGGCAAGGAGCTGCAAATCGGGCTTCGACAACACCTGCAGATCACCCGTCCTCCGCGCAAAGCCAGTAACAAACGCCATCGACTCGGGCTTGGGTGTCCTAAGCTTGATGAATGGCGCAAGCGTCGTCTGGTATCGTGATCGGGTGGCCTCATCGCGAACTGAAAAACACAAAAGTTTTAGTGAGGCAGTCCCAAGATGTCAATATTCCCAGGGCCACACACTCTCGGACACAACCGCTGGAATGGTGTACAGCTCCTCCGCCTGAGAAAGAAGCGTTGATACTGTTGGATCGTTTCTGATAATAGCGTTGGCATCAATCACCAAGGAGTGGACCTGCTTGGTTGAGGTCTGGGCTGGCTGTTCTGCGACGGGCGCATTCTCGACGACTTCGGGTGGGGCGGGGTCCTCGATCTTGGGCGCTTGAGCGCTGGGCTCTGGTTGTCGTTCCATGATTTCGATTGGCTGGATCCTGAGGATATCGAGCAGAATATCGAGGAGTCCAAAGATGTTAGCGATTCAATCGTTAGGCCGGGGCGCTCAATATCGTGGTCGTCCTGGGCTTGTGATGCATGAATTTCCCAAAAATTCATGTGGGGTTGAACTGGCAGAATTTCCGTTCCCAAAATCCATCCCACACGAGCCGAAAGGCGGTCAGGAATAAGACCCACAAGACCCCTGGGCCCACTTTGGACTTCAAGGCGTCTTGGCATTATGAACTGTCCTGCTTCATTCACTCAACATGATCACCGTCCTTATGAGATAGGAGGGACCCTCAAATTCTCTCAAAGGTGATGATGTCCGCGAAACTATACTGAATTCGTTTGGCTTCGTGGCTCTTGCGTGATACTCTGGGTTTTCGGTGCAAGAAGTTGTACATACTCGGTGAAGGGGTGATGAAAACACCAACATGGATGACTCATAGCAGGTCAAACACAAAACGTTGAAGCAACATTGTGGCAGGTGAACAGTGTTCTCTTAATGGAGGCTTTATAGCAGCAGAAAGCTTTCCCTTGTCAATTCTGACTCTTGTTTCCCTGGTCCGTATAAACCTGAAGGCGTTCCAAGCATTTTTCAACTTCATGGCAACTGTGGTGATCTCAAGAGGGTACGAGTTCTAAATAGCGTTAGAGCAGTTGCGACAAAATAGGCATCAACCTTGGGCGGTTAGTCGTGGCATAGATGGTCAATTCATTCAGCAAGAGTAACAATGAACCTTCATTTCTTCATCTGCATTAAGGAGAGTATCTACCTCGGGGTATACCAGAAGCCAAATTCCAAAAAGtcaaaaccaccaaaaacatacaacaccagggattccccagtggtcacccacctgagtactggtCTGGCGGTCAATTGCTTaactaggggagagcggacgggatcccgtgtATTCAACTGcctatggtcgtatgtgctTGTGTTCACGGGATTGCGAGTTCAAGACACCATGATTCTGCTCCATATTCCAAATGAGTGTCATAATGTCATATCAGTCATTACCatctctcttctccatccCACTATGTCTCTACAACCTCGTCCCCAAAACCACACTATCAGCAGAAATATTCGACTTCTTGGGAGGGTCCTCAACCCAAGGGACACCCCTCCCAGAATCACGCTGGGCAATAAGTCTGTTCTTTCTCTGGCGCTCACGATAGAACAGGAAAGCCAAGCCAATGatggcagcaacaccaagaaTGGTACCAATCACCGCACCGGCGATAGCACCCTTGGAGAGACCGGTCTTGACAGACTCAatgggggtgttgttgttgttgttgttgttgttgttgccgttgttgttcGATGGGACAGAGCTGCTCGATGGCTCTGGGTCAGCAGTGTTGAGAGGAGGACCGTTGTCACCGTGACCCGGGAGGTTGGTCGGGAGACCAGTGGCAGTGGGTGCCGGGACGTCGTTCTCAGAGTCGGTTGCGTTGAAGCACGGGATTGTGTCTTGTGGGAAGTCGGCAGCGCGGACATACCTTGATTTGGTGTTAGTACAGACACCGGTGATGGTAAAATGGAAAGAAGGACTCACTGGATGTCGGCACAGGCGTAGAAGGTTTGGTTCTCTGGCCGGTCAAAGTCGGCAATATACATGAGCTGGATGGTCGCATTGGTTCCGGGGGCAATGGTCGATGGAGGGTCAGGAATGGTCAGGCAGGTGTGCCCTGGATCGATCTCTGTGATGGGCGTTGTGTTCAGGACGAAGCCAAAGTCCTTTTGCTCTTGGGGGTCTGATGAACGGCCATAATTATTAGCATCTCTCTTTGGCGATGGTAGTAGCCGAAGTTTGAATTTTTGTATAAGCGTCGATATAACAGGAAATAAGCAAGGATGCAAAGATGCACGTACCATTATGGAATGAGATGCTCATCTGGGCGTGGTAGGAGTCATCTTGGGCTGTCAAGGCTATTCTTCCGCCACCTACAAGCAATCAGCAAGTGTTTCCTCATTAGAATGTAGACCTAATGATGTTAAACATACTCAAAGGAAACTTCGTCCGTTCAAGAACCCTGTGGATAGAACCACAAGGCCCCTCGTTGTCAGTGTGCTCAGACCAGGCTCTGTCAGGTGGCCACATGAACGAGGCAGGGCCCATGTTCTCCGAGGCTGCCAAAACACCAGTGGCAGTGGCTGCAACGAGGGCCACAGCCTGCTGAAATCGTCGAACCATTGTGTTGTTGGGAAAGGGTGACCTGATAACAACGAAGTTATGCAAAGAAGATTGAAGATGGTATCCCAGAAAAGATTGAGAAGGGTGCAATGGTGTCAAGCTGGATGAGAAGCGGGGAAATGACCACTATTCGGCTAAGATGGAGGATGCTGCTTGTGCAAAGAAGGATAAGACAGGAACATGCCGGTGGCCACTTTGGTtccgtccccctcctcttttaTCTTTTCGTCAGTCCtgcccaaccaccacccccaccacacaTCACACTTTCCAAGACTCCAACATGTGTTGTTACCAATGCCGTATGGTAGCGTATCCTCGGCATAGCAACAACTTGCCCAGAACTTGCGTTCTTTTTCTGCTTTCCCCGCGAAATGGGTGAGAATTATTCCTGGCTGCTCCGCTCTAGCCAAGATATGCTACAGGTATGGGTCTCGACAAAGACAGGAATCCGGGTTTTGCGTGAGATAACGACGCCGGAAGCCGAACGATAACTTGGCATGACAGCGGTGTGATGAGAGTGAAGAGTGTCGACCAGGCTGGGCTGTCAGTCCAGTGACTCTGAGTTTTCAGCGAACCGCACCGAGCCTCTCGTTTAGGCAGGAATGATCTGATTCTTTTCAGTCACCGGCAGGATTGACTAACAGTGGCATTCAATGGTACTCTCCTGCGAGCCCTCCGATTTGTCGTGATGGGATCTGGCAGACTTGGCAATCAGATGATCAGATAAATTTGATCAGATAACTTTGCTCGGCGCAGTGGGCACCCATCTTATCAGATGCATCACCAGAAGCTGATTGGTGGTTGTCAGCTCCGGCGAGCTTGGGTCCACTTCTGTGAGCCAGGATGTTCCACAGAAATGAAGAGCCGACATCGCAGAATGCCAGAATGTGCCTCACAAATCCAGTTTGTCGTGAAAAGATACCTGATTGAATCCTTCAGCCGACTTTGAACTGCCAAGTTCGTTAGGTAATATCCAACCTCTGCCGCCATGCATCCCACTCTTCCCTGGCCACCCCGAACCGTCGGACCCGACATTGGGTTGACGCTCGACGGGGTCAAGGACCATCCTCATTCGACAAGGGTACATTCAGATATATTGAGGTACACCCACCTCTACCTTTCTCGTAGCCAAtcccacaacctccccgtATTTACCTACTTCATTTGACCCCATCCTTCCCTCCCAGTGCAGGCCCCATCTCGTGCCCTCCTCGTCGTTATTTCTTGCAGCATCTTCAAAATGCGTGGTCGCCTGTTTTTCGTCCTGCTCTCCGCCTTCAGTGGGACTGCTGTTCAAGCCGCCGTTTCTCCTCAAGACAATGTCGATGTCGGTGCCCTCTTAGCCCGCCAGGCCCCTGGCACTCCCCAGTTTGAGTGCCATTCCGACTGTGGTACGTtgaccaacctcaaccaaTATCTCACCCACACCGGCACCTCTAACAAGAGCTAACACCTGCCGTTACAGGAGGTGCCCTTGGTGGCTCGCGCTCCGGTAGACACTGCGACAACTCCACTTGGGTCGAGCTCTTCGAGGACTGTCTCGAATGTGCCAATCAGTTCAACATCTGGCGCCACTACGGCAATGGTTTGACAGCCGCTGCTGAAGCTTGCGGCTTGTCTGCTGTCCCATCACCCtcgggcggaggagaggagccAGCGGCCACCACAACAGTCACTCCCGTCGGCTCTTTTGTTACCTCAGAGGCCCCGGTTACTCTCACTGAGGATGCTGATTCGTCTTCTACCTCTGACGCCGCTGAACCCTCCATCACCGAACCTCCTCAGACAGGAGCTGAGACGACCGCACCCGCCTCGGCCTCCACCAGTGTATGTTGTTGCCTTCCCCTGGAAGCCTTGGTGCCTCGTCGCTAACCTGCGGGTGTTCAGGAGCCTGTTACTGCTGGTGCTTCCGGTCTCGCGTATGCTTCTGTCTCGATGATGAGTGTCGGGACTCTACTTGCGGTTTTCATTGGCACAATCAGCTGGTAATCGGGAAGACCCAAGTAATGGCCTTGAAAGAGTGGCACATAATAATGGTTTGGATGTAATGTTAGATAATCTTTATCAGTGACCTGGCTTTCCCTTCGCACCACCTATCGAGATCACCAGAGTAGCCCATCATGTATCCAATTCTCTCATAGCATCCTGATTCATTGATAGTTGGCGTCTCCACCTTGCCAGCCCGTTTCAAGATCAAGCAGAACTCGTCAGCGTCATTGTACAGGCCCATGCGGAGACAAAATATCTCTTGGCCAACTGTCACCGTGCCATCGTAGAGGTAATCCCGGCAGTCTACAAACATCAGCCTCTCGTCCCCATTGACTGCCAGTAGAAGGTCGTAAACAGATGAAGATTTGGGGTAGCGCAGTATCTTGGGATCGACATGAGATCCCTGTTTCATTCGTCCGGCGCAAATAGTTCCTGACAAAATAACGTGCCCCGATTCGACTTCTCCCATTGCGTCTGGACCAGCTAGGAGTACGCTTGCATCCACAACGCTGCAAGCATCGTTCTTAGCCCGTTGTCGGAATTTGTTCATGGCGATGGGTCCGTCGATTGA encodes the following:
- the nob1 gene encoding 20S-pre-rRNA D-site endonuclease nob1 (COG:O; EggNog:ENOG503NXKN; BUSCO:EOG092620U5), encoding MERQPEPSAQAPKIEDPAPPEVVENAPVAEQPAQTSTKQVHSLVIDANAIIRNDPTVSTLLSQAEELYTIPAVVSEIRDEATRSRYQTTLAPFIKLRTPKPESMAFVTGFARRTGDLQVLSKPDLQLLALTYELEVERNGGDWRLRKDPTQKTVNGKPPAKQEETKTEEQDAAPETVTEADAPLTETTPEEVAQELEKVDLNQTPVKAEVEQAEAEEDDDEEGWITPSNIKKYQAKEKAGAGKQQTQRFLQAALITADMAMRNVALRINLNLLDTSLTKITFLKTWVLRCHGCWKVCKDTTKQFCPSCGQATLTRVSCSTDASGNFTLHLKKNFQFNNRGNVYSIPKPTHGSSNTKRIVGGGKNGWGNELILAEDQKEYVRKTDEERRTKYKDLMDEDYLPSILTGSRGPGNGRIKVGAGRNINAKKKR
- a CDS encoding uncharacterized protein (EggNog:ENOG503P1V1; antiSMASH:Cluster_3), with amino-acid sequence MVRRFQQAVALVAATATGVLAASENMGPASFMWPPDRAWSEHTDNEGPCGSIHRVLERTKFPLSGGRIALTAQDDSYHAQMSISFHNDPQEQKDFGFVLNTTPITEIDPGHTCLTIPDPPSTIAPGTNATIQLMYIADFDRPENQTFYACADIQYVRAADFPQDTIPCFNATDSENDVPAPTATGLPTNLPGHGDNGPPLNTADPEPSSSSVPSNNNGNNNNNNNNNTPIESVKTGLSKGAIAGAVIGTILGVAAIIGLAFLFYRERQRKNRLIAQRDSGRGVPWVEDPPKKSNISADSVVLGTRL
- a CDS encoding uncharacterized protein (antiSMASH:Cluster_3; EggNog:ENOG503PSK1) gives rise to the protein MRGRLFFVLLSAFSGTAVQAAVSPQDNVDVGALLARQAPGTPQFECHSDCGGALGGSRSGRHCDNSTWVELFEDCLECANQFNIWRHYGNGLTAAAEACGLSAVPSPSGGGEEPAATTTVTPVGSFVTSEAPVTLTEDADSSSTSDAAEPSITEPPQTGAETTAPASASTSEPVTAGASGLAYASVSMMSVGTLLAVFIGTISW